In one window of Arachis ipaensis cultivar K30076 chromosome B06, Araip1.1, whole genome shotgun sequence DNA:
- the LOC107604642 gene encoding uncharacterized protein LOC107604642: MPQVDLETLVSACAGGSTDRKITCESLATADEDADAHIYPPEPHPDSPPESFWLSRDEEYDWWDRNAVYERKDSTKGNSNSNSNSTNLNPNVNANNTNSNSQRFSLNIKSKAAIIGLPKPQKPSFVDSKHRRNHKLGNSGLFPKRSSSVAKSESSLNEPSSPKVSCMGRVRSKRDRNRRLRNSRRSSSVAENEKPARTRKKLGFFESFRAIFRTGRRDKPDRKPVSFPGADSSAENSTVIEASSKARPRRSTDRMTDASFAESVTRNSVSEGEPPGLGGMMRFASGRRSKSWVAGEPEIHVAQ; this comes from the coding sequence ATGCCACAGGTTGATTTGGAAACACTCGTTTCAGCCTGCGCCGGCGGGTCCACCGACCGCAAAATCACCTGCGAGTCCCTAGCCACCGCCGACGAAGACGCCGACGCCCATATTTATCCTCCGGAGCCTCACCCTGATTCGCCGCCGGAGTCATTTTGGCTCTCCAGAGACGAAGAATACGACTGGTGGGACCGCAACGCCGTCTATGAGCGCAAGGATTCCACAAAAGGAAACTCAAACTCCAATTCCAATTCCACCAACCTGAATCCTAACGTCAACGCCAACAACACCAACTCCAACTCGCAGAGATTCTCTCTTAACATCAAATCCAAGGCAGCAATCATTGGCCTTCCGAAGCCTCAGAAACCTAGCTTCGTCGACTCCAAGCACCGTCGCAACCACAAGTTAGGAAACTCCGGGCTGTTTCCAAAGCGGAGCTCCTCCGTCGCTAAATCGGAGTCATCGCTCAACGAACCATCGTCGCCCAAGGTGTCTTGCATGGGAAGGGTTAGATCCAAGCGCGATCGTAATCGAAGGTTGAGAAACTCCCGGAGATCCTCCTCCGTCGCCGAAAACGAGAAACCGGCCAGAACACGCAAAAAACTCGGTTTCTTCGAGAGTTTCCGCGCAATTTTCCGCACGGGTCGAAGAGATAAACCAGACAGAAAACCCGTTTCTTTTCCGGGTGCGGATTCATCCGCGGAGAATAGCACGGTTATTGAGGCGTCGTCGAAGGCGCGGCCACGGCGTAGCACGGATAGGATGACTGACGCGTCGTTTGCGGAGTCAGTCACGCGAAATAGCGTGTCGGAGGGTGAACCGCCTGGTTTGGGAGGAATGATGCGGTTCGCGTCAGGAAGGAGGTCCAAGTCGTGGGTAGCCGGTGAGCCCGAGATCCACGTGGCGCAGTAA